One stretch of Deinococcus aerophilus DNA includes these proteins:
- a CDS encoding rhodanese-like domain-containing protein codes for MEEVTPQEGQRRVQQGALLVDVREQNEYDEVHAQDAQLLPLSELEARYTELPQDRDLVLICRSGARSARAAEYLMNNGYGRVANLTGGTLAWVENGLPTEGGNQ; via the coding sequence ATGGAAGAAGTCACCCCGCAGGAAGGTCAGCGCCGCGTGCAGCAGGGCGCGCTGCTCGTGGATGTCCGCGAGCAGAACGAATACGACGAGGTGCACGCTCAGGATGCGCAGCTGCTGCCCCTCAGCGAACTCGAAGCCCGTTACACCGAACTGCCCCAGGACCGCGATCTGGTGCTGATCTGCCGCAGCGGCGCCCGCAGCGCCCGCGCCGCCGAGTACCTGATGAACAACGGGTATGGCCGCGTCGCCAACCTCACGGGCGGCACGCTGGCCTGGGTCGAAAATGGCCTGCCCACCGAGGGAGGAAACCAGTAA
- a CDS encoding rhodanese-like domain-containing protein: protein MSLPDGVTVIDLRPADLRSALPLAAMTPLPVRAVTLDQIENGEHGLTPDLGPLVVVCERGVRSRLAARYLQADGLEASAYPGGVPALLAEGTQNGQT, encoded by the coding sequence ATGTCTCTGCCCGACGGTGTCACCGTGATTGACCTGCGTCCCGCCGACCTGCGCTCGGCCCTGCCCCTCGCGGCCATGACTCCACTGCCGGTCCGCGCCGTGACTCTGGACCAGATCGAGAACGGCGAACATGGCCTGACGCCGGATCTGGGGCCGCTGGTCGTGGTGTGCGAGCGCGGCGTGCGCTCGAGGCTGGCCGCGCGGTATCTGCAGGCGGACGGACTGGAGGCCTCCGCGTATCCGGGGGGAGTGCCCGCGCTGCTCGCGGAAGGAACCCAGAACGGCCAGACATGA
- a CDS encoding aspartate aminotransferase family protein, producing the protein MSVLPPGFISTDDVLHDRLSASEVRRLELEHGNAELLYGLDLLGVAGPFSRVTPWELEDEAGVRRINASGYAATPFGEMPPALTGFLREFLEKNRAMALPQQSSSPWRAALEANLVRLLARELPSHADSQVFFCSSGTEAVEGALKFAKAFRPGSKFQISFGSGYHGKTLGSLSLTPNPEYQDIFRPLVPGALTVPYGDLDAFRALVRRVGPDKITCVIVEPIQGEGGVNIPPPGFLSGLGEYCRQHGIVVIADEIQTGLGRTGHWFESAAQGLDPDIITLAKPLGGGMTAVGATIARHDIYKKMLGGLSSKRHSNTFGGGALAMAVGLKSLEYLIENDFPARSLELGERGLHRLRETQRRFPRLLEGVRGQGLLLAMQFQPMLGVPLPGVLKELVFEATALLALRELHASGVIANLSLSSKRTVRLTPALDMPMDVFDTIFDRVDDFARRRPVSRDLLTGTPPVLLARLAKFAASKPKKRTPSDG; encoded by the coding sequence ATGTCTGTTCTCCCACCCGGCTTTATTTCCACCGACGATGTGTTGCACGACCGCCTGAGCGCCTCCGAGGTGCGCCGGCTGGAACTGGAGCATGGCAACGCGGAACTGCTGTATGGCCTGGATCTGCTGGGGGTGGCCGGGCCGTTCTCGCGGGTCACGCCGTGGGAACTGGAAGACGAGGCCGGCGTGCGGCGCATCAATGCCAGCGGCTACGCCGCGACTCCCTTCGGTGAGATGCCGCCGGCCCTGACCGGGTTTCTGCGCGAATTCCTGGAGAAGAACCGCGCCATGGCCCTGCCCCAGCAGTCCAGCAGCCCGTGGCGTGCAGCGCTGGAGGCCAATCTGGTGCGCCTGCTGGCACGCGAGCTGCCCAGCCACGCCGACTCGCAGGTCTTCTTCTGCTCCAGCGGCACCGAGGCGGTCGAGGGAGCGCTGAAGTTTGCCAAGGCGTTCCGGCCGGGGTCCAAATTTCAGATCTCCTTTGGCAGCGGGTACCACGGCAAGACGCTGGGCAGCCTGAGTCTCACGCCCAATCCCGAATACCAGGACATCTTCCGTCCGCTGGTTCCCGGCGCACTGACTGTTCCCTACGGCGATCTCGACGCCTTCCGGGCGCTGGTGCGGCGGGTCGGTCCCGACAAGATCACCTGCGTGATCGTCGAGCCCATCCAGGGCGAGGGTGGCGTGAACATTCCCCCGCCGGGCTTTCTCAGCGGCCTGGGCGAGTACTGCCGCCAGCACGGCATCGTGGTCATTGCCGACGAGATCCAGACCGGGCTGGGGCGCACCGGGCACTGGTTCGAATCGGCGGCGCAGGGCCTGGACCCCGACATCATCACCCTCGCCAAGCCGCTGGGCGGCGGCATGACGGCGGTGGGCGCAACGATTGCCCGCCACGACATCTACAAGAAGATGCTGGGTGGCCTGAGCAGCAAACGGCACAGCAACACCTTCGGCGGCGGCGCGCTGGCGATGGCGGTGGGCCTGAAGTCCCTGGAGTATCTGATCGAGAACGACTTTCCGGCCCGCAGCCTGGAACTCGGGGAACGCGGCCTGCACCGGCTGCGCGAGACCCAGCGCCGCTTTCCGCGCCTGCTGGAAGGCGTGCGCGGTCAGGGCCTGCTGCTGGCGATGCAGTTCCAGCCCATGCTGGGGGTGCCGCTGCCCGGCGTGCTCAAGGAACTGGTTTTTGAAGCCACCGCGCTGCTCGCCCTGCGCGAATTGCACGCCTCGGGCGTGATCGCCAACCTCAGTCTGAGCAGCAAGCGCACCGTGCGCCTGACTCCGGCCCTGGACATGCCCATGGACGTGTTCGATACGATTTTTGACCGTGTGGACGACTTTGCCCGCCGCCGCCCCGTCTCACGCGATCTGCTTACCGGCACTCCGCCGGTGCTGCTTGCCCGCCTTGCCAAGTTCGCCGCGAGCAAGCCCAAGAAGCGTACCCCCAGCGACGGCTGA